taataatgataaaaacagGCGCTTTTTGTGGAcatgaatattttcaatataatttactattcaTTTTAACCATCTCCTAGGGTATAGGAGAGATAAGGTTTTAAATTTGgacacttgttttttttttttaatagtacgATATCTTTTTACAAGAAAATCCTCCGATTACTAAAATCCTGAAAGTTTATTAACGCACAAATTACAAAAACGATTATTAAAAGATTGTAGACAAATGACTAAGCATTGATTTGTTAAGTctattttattagaaacaatTAATTTGATACGGCGGGGCACACTTTTCTTAGATtagattgttaaatttttaatttaaaacatgttaGTGAGGGCATTTACTTTGATACTTTTGTATATCTGACAAAAgactaataatttttttaattgctataaTTTTACCGACTGAGATGGCCAAGTAGTTAGagcgtgtgcatcttaaccgattatttcggtcaaacccaggcaatcacctatagcaactatatatatgtgcttaatttgtgtttataatctatctcctgctcggcggcgaaggaaaacatcgtgaagaaacgtgcatgtgtctaatttcatcgaaattctgccacatgtgcattccaccaacccgcaatgtaGCAGCGacttggaatatgttccaaaccctctccttaatggaagaggaggccttaacccagcagtaggaaatttacgggctgttatttaacttttactttatacaCCGACTGAACACTTAGTGATACGAATTCAACATACAGGCGATTGTTTCATGCCAAGAAACAATGCTTGTATATTTCTAttcaataagtaatttttttattttgttggaaAGCCTTCCTCGCTGgaaagttccaaaccttctccttaaaaggagaggatgctctagcccagcaatgggaaaatttcaggctgttaatgtaataaatgtaatgtaaaaccGCGGTACGCGTTTCCCTAGAACGAACTCTGGTACACcggatatttattaaaaaaaccaggATCGCTTTCACGTGCTACCGTGGATGTTCAAAACTCAGGGTTAATGTTCGACAGTGTAATTACCACTTAAATCAAGTAAGTAATGTATTAACTATTTACTTTCCTTCACTTCTAATTAGTAAATTTCACTAATACCTAATATCTACgacttctttacatagtataaagcaaagtcactttttctgtccctatttccctttgtacgcttaaatctttaaaactacgcaactgattttgttgcggttttttttaatagatagagttattcgagatgaaggtttttgtatataatacatagacaatatagttacttggtggtagggcttagtgcaagcccgtctgggtaggtaccacccactcatcagttattctaccgtcaaataacagtactcagtattgttgtgttccggtctgaagggtgagtgagccagtgtaactacgatcacaagggacatgacatcttagttcccaagtttggtggcatattgacgatgtaaggaattgtaatatttcttacagtgtcattgtctatgggtgatggtgaccacttaccattaggtggcccatatgctcgtccgccaaactttatacaaaaaaaaagtaacactgataattttaaaagtttctaatgtaatgtcgtaaatttataatttttttttgtccttacattacatacataaccCTAATGGATAGAAcaaaatatgccttttttaccaatgtatttttacaaacgatttgaattaacgaaacggcaaagttaaaaatttctgcggaattttattataaaaacggataccttgccacaagaaagatttattgactttgtgagtcggaaacttggcgttataagcttatccttacttttagtgcatatacaatgattatcgctgattttatcaaagtgatcaatgtcactgtgaatatacatgatattgtaaatatattgcgacgcaacagtgagtattcctactttgttaaaaacatcccgaagagagtctctagctccaagattataaatagaccggattgctctcttttgtaaaatttgaGTAGAATTTTTAGAAAAACCTTAGACATTAATACATATCTTTTAACGatgttatagatttttatgaattaaaaaacagtaataaaacaacgtagaatataaaaaaatacattttattttttattttctctgaATAACATTacctttcaataattatttaatttttttttaaaacacaaacattcatccaaatttataataactctGGTCACATTGTTCAATCCAAACATATGAACATCTTCGTATAGAGTTCAATAATGAAAATTCAAGTCAATAACTGTGTGCATATTTCTTCCATCGATTTTTTGtaaactgtattagtaacaagcTGTACGTAGTTACAAAACTAAtggtctaaaatatataaaaatatttttaatatatatgtagaaaataaatatttcaaaacatttaatgattaacttaaaaacatttttaatgatttttattggaattcaacatttgttatctatatcatacatatatttgatgcggtttttttaattgatggagtgattcgagaggaaggtttttgtatacgtggacaatatagtaaagaaacactgatcatttagacattctctactatatttagtatcagcatggcTCCCGTGTGATGTCGGGTCGGGTCGGATCTTTCTTAGAACTACAAACTTCCTATTCGAAATCTTGGAAAGGTTAAATAGATCCAAACGTTTTAAGTTATAAAGCATATTTATCTAAATACAGAtcatataaagatttaattacTTGGTGTTGTTTCTTGACTTACATTAGTTAAGTCTATAAAAGCCATTTTAAAAGTaccttaataaaaagtattcgcTGTACTGTGAACATTCCCAGTGGCGATATACTTGGCTGGTTCAGAAGGAGTTGTTTGAACAACAGGTCCAGTTTCAGAGGGATGGACTTCCCAGCAGGCGTCAAGTTATGTATGAGCTTTGTCAGAACTATTTGTATCTCAGTCACCTGAAAAGAAaatttcgttattattaaaCAAGGCCAAAGACATGAAGAGGCAAGTCGTTCTCAGACGATatacttcatttaatattacCTCCGCCTGTATTTGGTGCCAAGGTTCGATAAATAGCAAAATTGTAACCAAAAATTTTGCACACCAAATCAACTGAAGAATAATGTTTATTCGTTGATGAGTTTCCCCTGCTACGAAACACAAAAGAGATTATCCAATTTTTcataatctacattaatattgtgaatgtgaaagtaactctttctgtctgtatgttcacgagcaaaccgctgaaccgaattggttgaaatttggtatgaagcaaacttgaactccaaaaaaggacattgactacttttttgcctgacacacgACAACCAATCTAACGCGAACAAAGCCGCTGGCgacaactattattatataagaaataaaatcatttctttaatcaaaaaaggatttatatttttttaatgatcaaCGTTAAAGGTGAATCAATAAATACcgtagtaataaaataacatactgaATAGAATAAAAACGTCAATTAAATTGATGAAGTTGAACATTAACAGCAGAGTGTTCGCTgagaatattataaagaggacaGCGCTGTGTGACGCGTTCAGTTGCTTGACTAAACCGCAAATAGACACATATCCTTTCGTTAGATCGCTGACACGTTGACACACTGAGCGACATGTAGACGCTGAAACAGGTTCTGAAACAAAATTTAcgcaataatataatagatattggacaacatgtatgtgacattactctgatccaaatgtaagtagctaaaacttGTGCTACGGAcaatcagaaataacgaaggtaccacaaacacacagacacaaGACAACTAATGATACATACACTACATCGACTAGACCGgaaattgaacccgggacctcggagtggcgtattcACGgcaaccgatgtacacactactcgacctcGGAGGTCGTTTAAATTAAGgcttaaagattattattattattgcttttcTATGCCGGCTGGCCAATTTGGCCTGAATtctcatttatttctttaacaaCTTTACTGGCAGATTTTGTTATTCACCGTAATGTATTTCCTCGTTCAAGTGCTTTAATTTCGTAGTTATGGTCTGCAGCACACAGTGGACATCGAAATTAATGAACATAATCTCCAATTCCATCAGCAATAATTTATAACgttcgatattaaaaataaacttcaacaATTCCAATAGCACTGAAAGAATTTcacgaaattaattttttatatatatttcaaatcaataattTCAGTCAATACAATGATGAATAACATAAACTCACATCTTGTTGgattaaaattgacatatttgcttaaaataatcATTGCAGTGTATACAGTTAAAGACACCGAAGGAATCTTAATAAAGAACCTTTTGTTGCGATCCATGTCGCTGTTGCCATTAATCTCGTTGTTTatctaaaatacatattatcttaattttaatacataggGGGTGACATAATGTGGCGCTTGTTGTAGGCTCACTTAACATATTAACAATTCCACAACCGGTGACAAAACATGTgcaatttttcatatttgtagactacaaaataaaaaatatgtacataaatatgcactaaatagtaataaaaataattgcgtattcaacatattttttcagattcctaagttaaatgaaataaaaaatataagaccagttaaaagtcgatttacgattatataacttagttatagttattgttatatttggagtcggtgtcagccacgggcacgcgcctcaacaatcaaaaaaaaagaagccatacgagccccttgatccagtatattataaaaggtaatttgtaaaaaacatatttcttaaagtattctcatattgtttttttatagatatactgtagggttttcttggttGACAcagactccaaatatagcaataattttcataatgtcgtacatcaaattaaaagttaaaagtatctatactaattttataaaaaagtgaaagtaactctctatctgtcagtctgtctgtctgtcgcttcaCAACTAAACCAATGaatctaatttgatgaaatttgatatgaaacaaacttgaactgcaaggaAGGATACTTATTTACCTAACCTACCTACAGTACAAAcaacccctaaaacacgagcaatGCTGTGGACAAAAACTAGTTtaccataaaaatactaatgaaaTTTCGGTATAGATAGTTTTAAATGTCATTAGATGTGGCTCGACGCGAATGAACTTTTCACAgctgtcatatttaaaaaatacctttcAAATATATAAGATGTGAGAATAATATGACTCTCCAATGCAATCCTCCACAATATTTACAGTATTCTAGGAATTAACgcaattattgtaaattaaataaaataatactttatttaatgcaACTGAATgtttgatgttttctttcatccgGACGACGCCGGTGTAAGAAAAAAATCcatttgctattattattactgatatAATGCAGACTTTTCCGACGGGAATTATTTCATATTCGAAAAGATATATCAAGATTATTGCAATGCCACACATATCTGAAAACAAgagacatatttttatttcatacaatttcatCGTCATCATTAATACAtctataacaaaaagaaataccgactccaaacaaaacactatttcaaaaccaATTAatagacattaaaaataaaaaaaatattgcgtattcaaaatgtcatttagagttttcctaagtaaaatgaaatgaaaactattacactacttaaaatattatataatgtcgttacaattatttattgttatatttggatcGTCGTATCTTTCTTttgccggtgtcagccacgggcaaaAGAAAGATACGACGggatacgagtcccttgattgacacGGCATACTGTCATATAAAAGGTCATTTGAAAAAAGCGTATTTCTTAAAGTACTGACAAAGTGGCTGACACATAATGGCCAGTacctaattaattattcatcgtatagtacatatttcttaattatttttaagactatAGTCAGAAATTGACACTAAAATAACTAGTGATTAATAAAAGAATTACTAAAAAGTATACATAGATGCTcagttattatttcataaaatacacTTACGGATACACAGACTAAAAATGCAGCTGTAAATAGCAATCGACGTGGACACGGTCGCAGTGTATCCTGAACGGTCTCGTGCCAGGTGTAGCGGAGCAAGCCCCAGCGCTCGTGATAAGCGTAACACGAATACCAAAGAGGCTGGCACTCTGTATGATCTACtttccatattttattttatttctcgaGCGCTCTCTTCAGATTAAACTATTCATtccgtttttattattaacacagCTAAAAAGAACATGACTGTCACTTAAGCCATTACAAACattctaaatacattattatttgatcAATCATGATTTGTGTTCAAAAAACTAGCTCGTTTAACGTTTTGATTATCTTTTGTATTTACGGGGCGATGTAATGTTGTGTATTGGGGAAAAGCACGATAGTGAATgacttcatttaaattattttactcattcgattactcaaaataaaacaaacaatgagAAAGTTAATTCAAATTTCAGGCTTGATttgaatgataattatattaccgAACATTATTCCCGAGTTTTTAGAGTGATGGAAGAAACCAAAAGACTGGCGAGTCACGCTGATGACTCTGACTGAAGTTTGACCTAATCTGTAGAACTCCTAGTGCTTGAAAATGTACTGACTGCCCATCACATCTAAACCAAACTACACGTTGAATCTAAAAATGCAAGCATATTTGCTTTgcattaatctatataaatctatattaatattataaatatttaaaaagtaactctgtctctctgtctgtcgttatttcacgaacaaaccgctgaaccgaatttgatcatatttggtatgaagcaaacttgaacttcaagaaaggccattttttgcctaacatatgacaaccaacatcattaaacacgagcgaagccgcgggcggctaCTCATCATGACATATTCTAAAGTACACCTTTTATAAGATCTAGACGGGCCTAGCAGGTTCAGTTACAATTTATTGTAACGTAATAATAAATCTGTGTACACGAGGTTAGCTATTATTTCGTATCGATTTTGTGCagtcatatatgtatttacataatttacttaCTGTAATTGTgtgatttttatgataaaagacGCATTAGTAACATAATGatagactttttaaaaataacaaagttaCCTTCACGAATGTGCTATACtcgtacattattaaaaatatattaattttattttataatttcctttTGTTCAGTTGGTTAAGATTTCTTTTTGAGAAGCAAATTTCATTTTAAGCTACAGCACACCGATCAAAATAACAACCGGATATATTAAagactagctgacccggcaaaccttgtactgccataatcgaaatgcttaaattggtccaaatgtgatgtgcatagaaaccattgcacgcagcgaaaccggtgaaataactgatacttacattaaaagcgACACTGTCAAtaactttttctatattttcaatgacacaggaatcatgaggttgcctgataaattgccatgtcgctatgattaagtcctcataacataaagtttgcaaaaccatttagtgAAAattggctataccataagttttaatttgaaactcatttacaatacaaatcaataaaatatcactaaatacaacacaggtaaaatataggtggtcaagttttattatatattatatatttttaaaatattgtgtacttTATATTGCTGAAAATAGTCACGTCACAACTATTAGatacttacaaaacaaagtttgtctaaaatactggctatttaaaagttttcatattGATATTGACACACACACAGTAACGATACActctgttaatcaatttaaagctttctgataaactaattttttttgttttgttttgtggtgaCCACGCGACGTATAGTCCATGCGCGAAACAGGGAAACTCCAAGTTGATTCCTCAAACTTCCAACGACTGGCCttgcgatttatttattgtcatcgCAAATGCCAGGCGCACGGGAAATTAGATCAAATAGGATTAATTATAGATGTTTGAAATCGAATGGTAAATTCGTTGGAATCATTGGTATACGCGGGATCAAGACATCCTTTCCTTTATATTTACCCTTTATGACTGTTGCCTCAATGACGTTTTTCATTATCTTATTTGGAGTGTCTTTACGTGCCgccacaattttgatgattttaggcATGTGTTTAGTTCATTAGCAACATTTTATCGGGGAATAACTGGAAGAGTCTGACGAAAATCACATGACAACAGAATCATGGCCccaccaaaaatattttggttgttACGAAGATCTTTCAACATGCTTTCCAGTGTTTCCACTGATCTTTTAAGGGCCATTGTGCATTCGTACcaaacaataaatttgtatataccTGTAGGATCTTGGCCCTTGTCTTATTTTTGGCGatagatgaataaaaataaaataaatgataagaatGATGTGATAGACAGTAAATatctgaagttagttaaaattaagtttttttttgtacctcctgtgaattaatatgtagttacaaagatttaactattctttcaatttgatttctgaataacggGGGCAACAACAAATGTTTGCAAAATGGGGAttacccatgttacaaaaagatgattatggcgttgataatgacatcaataccgaacagTGATACTTGATGTTTATGGAGCTCTAAACAAAAAACCAtcgatgttaattgataacgtcggtgtttttttgcgactggaagaaattattaaattcgtgGAATAGAtataacgaactcatatgtagctcaccgcataacgttatcgatttgatccggagttattGTATGTACccgccaaattaatacatgtgcatgcggCAATCCCCTTTATTGCCAATCAATGGAGTACATATGGAATCACCtcaccaaatatacataatcttaCAATTAAGTTCataattactttcaatttttgccgaaaaacacgtgctgtaatgtccataacatcagttgtcgactgttcttcaaataaattgtttttaatatcatcccactgcggattacatgtaaatgtaatgaatagatccggtcgaccatttttcgtacattagaaattgcgtcttgtgcatattcgttcatatgccgtgggcaaccaaaAAATGAAGTTGGCAATATAGTCAGTCAcccgatgtcatttacattagcatcattcgctatcggatcttgcaaatgaatatattcttcggatcttaattttgcttggttgaaacgattAACATTAAGacattcagtttctattttggcataaatgtcaacgatgtactgattatatagtttaccacatctcgagatataattttgtttttgtggtcgaaccatcaatcgatacgaataaaaattcatggcacttACTTTTTTCTGTGTATttagatatgaaaataaatgcaaacgcttaacttttaaatgtttttttttttttggaaataataaactgaaataaaacgtattatcTATTGAAACTGGTTGATGTGAATGattgtactcatttttaattaatacttacttataaTTTGACCGCCCAATTCCCCGTTTAAAAAGTCTCCattaaaaatgtgataaatgtagAACCACTCGATCGATTCtttgcaaacttcacataaaccatctactaaatagtccaaacaaaccctgaaaatttggtttgaatAGGTAGGCTCCTTCTTGAGTTATTAAGTGCAATCGAAAAAtgctacttatttttatatatatagattcgaaaaatagatataacgatggtttaataatgttaaatcaaCTTTAAAACATCAacgttttattgtctaacatcgagaattataaaaaatctaaaaaataaaactatttctaaggaaaaacaaagttgttgtttttattatattcctagcattttttttatacttactcaccttccaaaccttccctggacttccacaaataattcaagaccaaaattagccaaatcggtccagccattctcgagttttagcgagactaacgaacagcaattcatttttatatatatagatttaaaaggtacatcaatatcacaaatattcagcacttataaataaaatataaaacaaaaaaaaattaggacctGATATGAGTGACAATTACAGATGTACACAACAttcacacaaagaaaaaaataaaacttattgtcTACCTGTTGAATTTaagtaatgattaaaaaaatatattaaagaaaaatttattgaaaaaaactttattgaatttaacatttaagtcACTCAGAACTATGGCACGGGGATAGACAcctgttattaattcttaaactTTATTACTGAATCTATATTCTTAAAATCTAGAATCTTAAAAGTGAgaaaatttcaaaatgtttgaacttaatattaatcatagcTTGTTTATATCTGCTTTATTATAAAGTTGGAATTATTTTGCTTTACCTTTAGCTGCTTTGCTTGTTGTAACACCCAGGACACAATGAGGATAATGCTCCATATTTACGGCTGTGACATCTAATGTCATTAAGAGAAGATCTTTGATTATTGGGAATAGTGAGACACATATTTTGCAGAGGTAACTTATTGCAAATTTGACTTCTATCAGAAGCCAGACGAAGAAGGATTCATAAAAAGTGGAAAACatgatttatataagaaataagagGAACCGAATAGGAGAAGAGGAGGGTATGCATACATGTTTTCATATGAAAATCACTATTgtctttaaattcaataaataatatttaagactaTTATGGAGCAAccacaaataactatatttgttataattttgcaTCACAAAAAACTAAAGAGCATTATTGATAGTTTAAATATcgaagacaaaaatattttatctgatttaaaatggaatataaaaaGAATGAGACACTTGACAATATCAcgaatcgtaatttttttataattttagagcTGTTTGGTACTCAATCAGTGTCGTGTACAGAAAATGGCCCACTAGCGTTAGTGCTGCGCATTTCAAGAATAATCGGCGTTGCTCATTTACGCTTCGTACCACTCAACAAGGAGTACAGAGTTTCTGTGTGCCCCTGCTGCGTGTTTCACCTGTACATATATCTCGTTTGCATACGTAAGTTTTACCTTCTATAGCTTATGATATCCTGTTGTTTTGCACAATAGTAATTACTAAAGTTATAATTTTGCACATGATCTTTGGTCACGGATAAAATACTGAACGCTAGCGATATCATTTCATATTGAAATGATATCGCTAGCGTTCAGTATTTTATCAGATTAGTAATATTGTTGTTGGATGCTCtaatgttttactttaaaaattttaattctgtaaaaaaaatattgttgatttagGGTGACAGACATGCAAAGATAGATGGGATGTTACTAACACTGCCGATAACATCGACTATGTAAGAAGTATGAACCATCGTTATCATCATCACCCTGCCCTTATCGaaatttacttggggtcggcgcagcacaTCTTCTTCTTCCATTCTTCCCTATCTGACGTGATCTGACATTCAATATTCTTACCAGCCTTAACGTCTTTCAATCAGTCCATCTATCGTTTCATGGGTCGTCCGTTCCCTCTATATCCATACACGTATCCACGTTCATGCTCAAGACAGAGAAATATAAGCCATTAATAGCAAAACTGCATAAGTACTTTGGGAGCTGATATGATATATCCCTTGTAGTTATGCTGGCTCAGTCAAATTGCTGCTTGTCAGTAGAATACCTGATCGTTGGTTATAAACTTAGGCAGGCTTAACACTTGCAGCCCTACAAGAACaataacaacagtctgtaaatttcccactgctgggctaaagcctcctatgcctttgaggagaaagtttggaacatattacactacgttgttccaatgcaacCCGCATGTAATACCCgtgtgtaatacacatgtggcagtatttatatgaaattagacacatgctggtatcctcacgatgttttctttcaccgccgagcacgagatgaattataaacaaattgagcacatctacaatcagtggtgcttgcctgggtttgaagtcgtaatcatcggttaagatgcacgctttctaactacTGGGATATCTCGGCTCATGCCGC
The Vanessa cardui chromosome 10, ilVanCard2.1, whole genome shotgun sequence genome window above contains:
- the LOC124532796 gene encoding uncharacterized protein LOC124532796; this encodes MELEIMFINFDVHCVLQTITTKLKHLNEEIHYEPVSASTCRSVCQRVSDLTKGYVSICGLVKQLNASHSAVLFIIFSANTLLLMFNFINLIDVFILFTGETHQRINIILQLIWCAKFLVTILLFIEPWHQIQAEVTEIQIVLTKLIHNLTPAGKSIPLKLDLLFKQLLLNQPSISPLGMFTVQRILFIKTISFVTTYSLLLIQFTKNRWKKYAHSY